In Candidatus Eremiobacterota bacterium, the following are encoded in one genomic region:
- a CDS encoding heavy metal-binding domain-containing protein produces MALAAEAVTTFERVDGYRVVRSFGYAYGQASRPRNVLKQTFRSIGALIGLAPVEYLTDAERTRAESLEALLRKAEGLGANGILGLQFQASEGPDGATRVLAFGEAVLLEPSPLRDAQDKR; encoded by the coding sequence GTGGCGCTCGCGGCGGAAGCGGTGACGACGTTCGAGCGTGTGGACGGCTATCGCGTCGTGCGCTCCTTCGGCTACGCGTACGGCCAGGCCAGCCGCCCGCGCAACGTGCTGAAGCAAACGTTCCGGAGCATCGGCGCGCTGATCGGTCTCGCGCCGGTGGAGTACCTCACCGACGCCGAGCGCACGCGCGCCGAGTCGCTCGAGGCGCTGCTGCGCAAGGCCGAAGGACTCGGCGCGAACGGCATCCTGGGCTTGCAGTTTCAAGCCTCGGAAGGCCCGGACGGCGCGACGCGCGTGCTCGCGTTCGGCGAAGCGGTGCTGCTCGAGCCTTCGCCCCTGCGAGACGCTCAGGACAAGCGGTGA
- a CDS encoding uracil-DNA glycosylase, with amino-acid sequence MCRKCGIGATRTNSVYGEGDPCAQLMVVGEGPGETEDKLGRPFVGRAGELLDKMLLAIGLPREDVYICNTVKCRPTLDTGTRLANRAPTPDEMRNCRPYLDEQIEILRPRVILALGAPAAKSFMGEKFSITKQRGQWFDGPLGVPVIATFHPAYILRQTGGAMTEVKKLVFADLKAVRARLDEPVPATESTPEQVSLFD; translated from the coding sequence TTGTGCCGCAAGTGCGGGATCGGCGCGACGCGCACCAACAGCGTCTACGGCGAAGGCGATCCGTGCGCGCAATTGATGGTCGTCGGCGAAGGGCCGGGCGAGACCGAGGACAAGCTGGGGCGCCCGTTCGTGGGGCGCGCCGGCGAGCTGCTCGACAAGATGCTGCTCGCGATCGGCCTGCCGCGTGAGGACGTCTACATCTGCAACACGGTGAAATGCCGCCCGACGCTCGACACCGGCACGCGCCTGGCCAACCGCGCGCCGACGCCCGACGAGATGCGCAACTGCCGGCCGTACCTCGACGAGCAGATCGAGATCCTGCGCCCGCGGGTGATCCTCGCGCTCGGCGCGCCGGCCGCGAAGTCGTTCATGGGCGAGAAGTTTTCGATCACCAAGCAGCGCGGCCAGTGGTTCGACGGCCCGCTCGGCGTCCCGGTCATCGCGACGTTCCACCCGGCCTACATCCTGCGCCAGACCGGCGGCGCGATGACCGAGGTGAAGAAGCTGGTCTTCGCCGACCTCAAAGCGGTCCGCGCCCGGCTCGACGAGCCGGTTCCGGCGACGGAGAGCACGCCCGAGCAGGTCTCGCTGTTCGACTGA
- a CDS encoding fasciclin domain-containing protein, translated as MRLTRAAACRSLVGCALALTLTAPALAQQPRTVLDLAAQQKNLSTFVAAVHTAGLDDTLKAAGPITVYAPTDAAFAKLSDADRSALLSDAARLKAMIMASMTPNLVVMHDGDTWVTSGSIASAAGKDIVFGTEGERTTVDGAHVVQSDLRADNGCVTTVDKVLLP; from the coding sequence ATGCGCCTTACCCGTGCCGCCGCATGCCGATCGCTCGTCGGGTGCGCGCTCGCCCTCACCCTGACCGCTCCCGCGCTGGCCCAGCAGCCGCGAACGGTCCTCGACCTCGCCGCACAGCAGAAAAACCTCAGCACGTTCGTGGCCGCGGTCCACACCGCCGGCCTCGACGACACGCTGAAAGCCGCCGGCCCGATCACCGTCTACGCGCCGACCGACGCGGCGTTCGCGAAGCTCTCCGACGCCGACCGCTCGGCGCTGCTGAGCGATGCCGCCCGGCTCAAAGCGATGATCATGGCCTCGATGACGCCCAACCTGGTGGTCATGCATGACGGCGACACCTGGGTCACCAGCGGATCGATCGCCAGCGCCGCCGGCAAGGACATCGTCTTCGGCACCGAGGGCGAGCGGACGACCGTCGACGGCGCCCACGTCGTGCAATCCGACCTGCGCGCCGACAACGGGTGCGTCACGACGGTCGACAAGGTCCTGCTTCCGTAG
- the rlmN gene encoding 23S rRNA (adenine(2503)-C(2))-methyltransferase RlmN: MRTARELWIDEKARRAGHENGAALASSHGLKKYRAEQLYRAATKELAEDLDAITTLPKELRAALAAEGFALDSIEPVGHQHSNDKHTTTGLFRLHDGNEVEAVLMEHHGGRNTVCISSQAGCAYACTFCATGQAGFTRNLTATEIFDQARYFAKQLAREGRKITNVVFMGMGEPFANYDNVMAAVALLNDPNGFGLGHRHITISTVGLVDKIDRFAAEQTQVNLAISLHAPSDATRSAIMPVNRKFSTAALMDAVARYIAETNRKVFFEYVMLAGVNDSDEHARDLARIMKSSLYHVNLIPYNSTPDALLRGSDEQRIWAFAKILEQQRVAVTVRTPMGRDIAAACGQLRAETQPRAKAS; the protein is encoded by the coding sequence ATGCGCACCGCTCGGGAGCTTTGGATCGACGAGAAAGCGCGCCGTGCCGGCCACGAGAACGGCGCGGCGCTCGCCTCGTCGCACGGTCTCAAGAAGTATCGCGCCGAGCAGCTTTACCGCGCCGCGACCAAGGAACTCGCCGAGGACCTCGACGCGATCACGACGCTGCCGAAAGAGCTGCGTGCCGCGCTCGCCGCGGAAGGCTTCGCGCTCGATTCGATCGAGCCAGTCGGCCACCAACACTCGAACGACAAGCACACGACGACAGGGCTCTTCCGGCTGCACGACGGCAACGAAGTTGAAGCGGTGCTGATGGAGCACCACGGCGGCCGCAACACCGTCTGCATCTCCTCGCAAGCCGGCTGCGCGTACGCGTGCACCTTCTGCGCGACCGGCCAAGCCGGTTTCACGCGCAACCTCACCGCGACCGAGATCTTCGACCAGGCGCGCTACTTCGCCAAGCAGCTCGCGCGCGAAGGGCGGAAGATCACCAACGTGGTTTTCATGGGGATGGGCGAACCCTTCGCCAACTACGATAACGTGATGGCCGCCGTCGCGCTGCTGAACGACCCGAACGGATTCGGGCTGGGACACCGCCACATCACGATCTCCACCGTCGGCCTGGTCGACAAGATCGACCGCTTCGCCGCCGAGCAGACGCAGGTGAATCTCGCCATCTCGCTCCACGCGCCGAGCGACGCGACCCGCTCCGCGATCATGCCGGTGAACCGCAAGTTCTCGACCGCGGCGCTGATGGACGCCGTCGCGCGCTACATCGCCGAGACGAACCGCAAGGTCTTCTTCGAGTACGTCATGCTGGCCGGCGTGAACGACTCCGACGAGCACGCCCGCGACCTCGCGCGCATCATGAAGAGCTCGCTCTACCACGTCAACCTGATCCCGTACAACAGCACGCCCGACGCGCTGCTGCGCGGGAGCGACGAGCAGCGCATCTGGGCGTTCGCGAAGATCCTCGAGCAGCAGCGCGTCGCGGTGACGGTGCGCACGCCGATGGGCCGCGACATCGCCGCGGCCTGCGGCCAGCTCCGCGCCGAAACCCAGCCGCGAGCGAAAGCAAGCTAA